aAGTCTTTCACCGCCTTGGTCACGACACTGACATCCTGGGGCATTTAGGCAGTTGTTGTGATGATTGCGTGGGTCTGTGTGGCTGGAGCCCCCTCAGGAGGCATGAACATCCCGTTCCTGGAGATGCCGATTTGGGTCTGTAGTTCAGGGGGTGTCCGCTAGGCTTCTCCActctggtttttctccttttccctttgtaattaataggtGTCTTGTGGGAGACCCTTTGAGACCGTGCAGGTATCCTGCTACCCCTCAAGCTGCCACCCAGCAGCATTAGCACTCCTGGCGGCTCTTGCCTGCATCCGGTGTTGTTCTAATTCATTGTTTCTTCTTCGTCATCACTTGGCTTTCTATTAGATGTTAGGACTTTCAGTACCCCTAtttatgaatatatgtgtgtatgtgttaccCACCAGggctcttggcctccttaatcaatagaaatcgatcaaaggccagacaagaaattcaggcaaggctttattggggcccctgctgcagcagtgggGAGTGAGAACAAGAAACAGGTTCCCTTGCTAGCTTGCtcctgagggggggggggggcgagctTGTtctttatatggggtgagggtagcggtgtgtccaggggtcaggccggaggggtggcttaggtggtctgccgtAAACAGAAAACTCATTCTAAAATTCCTATAaaatctcaagggaccctgaatagccaaaaccatcctggaaaagaacaaagctggcggacacacttcctgatttcaaaactttctCCAAAGGTACAGTAATCGGTGTGCAGCTGCCTTcaagacagacacatagaccgTAGACCAATGGAACCGAATAGAGAGCCCAAGAATAAACCTCACATCCACGGGCAGGTGATTTTACACAGGATGCCAGGACCGAGCAACGTGGAGAGGGCAGTCTcctcagcaaatggtgctgggaaagctgcaCACCCACATGCACCACCTTCGGTGGCGGTGTGTGCGCGGGGCACGCAcaagtaccctgcttttgctcccggccCGTTtttgctcttcagaagtggcaatTGGGCTTTTTAGTCTCTTTGTATCTCGTCCAGAACTTGCTCTAACTGCTACGTACATAGTTATTTTTAGCCCcttgtagtttctttgtattctggaGCTCGAGGAGACGTGTGTCCAGGCGCAAgccctgcagcaaagggtcccaggtcccagcctgtctcgtATGTGTTTTGTTCACATGTATCTGTCTGCACTTACGGAGTCTTGCTTCATTCAGTGGGTTATGATTCTTTGCACCGTTGTTTTGAAGCTCAAATCGTCCCAGATATGGTCGATCAGAAGCTCATCAAACCGGCCCAGGCCCTTTCAGCAGCCGGAGCTGGGAAATAAGCTCACATGCATACaggcgtgcgtgtgtgtgcgcgtgctcTCTCACAGCTGTGTTCACATGTCTCTCTACCTTCATCACAAGTCTCGAGTCCTCTCTGGCACCTCCACTTCCGATCCAGCTCTGCAGGGTTCCTTTTGGGTCCTCTTCTCTGGTGGCGAGAAGCCGGGCTCCAGTCGCCCCAGGAGTTTGCGCACTTGCTCAGTCATAGAGAGCCTGGCAGGTGCTTTTGGAAGCGCTCGCCTGCACCCCCGTGGCAGGGTGCCTATTCTAAACATTCTTTTCGGCTTTAGCCTGGGGTCCAGCATCATGCCAGGAGTTACCTGCTAAGGTAGCTTCCCACCTTCTAAGGCTGGGTCAGTGGCCGGGTCACTACCGTTCATCAGACACCAGCATGACACTCAGCTGACCCGTCAGGGCCCAGGAGGGGCTGGGATGAGCCCAGTcacaggtggggggaggggtgccagCTCCTCGGGTGGCCCGAGGCTGGTCCACCTCACCGGGATAACTTTTAGTACACCTGATCTGGgccggtggggggaggggtggtcagACCTGAATTGCTccagaaaacaggtggacacaggTGCTGAGGCGCCCCCAGGACCCCTGCAGAGGCCCTTCTCTCCTGAGATTCAGGGCCTTGTTTGCCCCAGAGCGCAGGTGCGGCCCTGGGCGCTGCTTCGCTCCGCCTGGGGCTGATTCCCCGGGGGGTCGCCTGGTCTGTCTCGGGGTTCTGCAGGAGACAGGTGTCAGCTGTGTGCACCGGGCACCCGACCTCATCCCCACAAGCGACACGAGCCAGGACGCCGGGACGCTTGCACATGCAAGGCTGATCGGGGGCCTGGACCTGGTGCGGCAGGCCGCAGGGGAGCGGGCGACGCGCCCTGGCACCCGTGGGTGTCACCCCCACATGTCCCCGCCTTTCCCAGGCACCTACGTGACCAGGGCTGAGGCCACAGATGCGGACGACCCGGAGACGGACAACGCGGCCTTGCGATACTCCATTCTGGAGCAGGGCGGCCCCCAGCTCTTCAGCATCGACCCGCACACGGGGGAGATCCGCACGGTGCAAGTGGGCCTGGACCGTGAGGTGAGGCCACGCAGCCGCACCCTGACAGCTGAGGCAGGGCAGCCCCCAGACGAGGGGTCCGAGTGCCGCGGACACTCCGTGGCCCTGGGCTCCGGCAGACCTGCCCCGCGGGTGGTTGTGCGGTTCGGTCCAGAGACGGTGTGAGGGGCCCTCAGCGTGTTTTCTGCCGGAGACCTCCCCCACCCTGTTGCCTGCAGAGCAGTAGGGCTCCTCGGCCTGGGGTGGGCCCACAGCGACCACGCATGCTGCAGAGAAACAGTCGCCCTCCGGCCGGCCGTGCCCGCTCTTCCCCTGTGGGGCCCCTGGCTGCCGGGCTTCTGTGTGGCATTGGCACctcacctccaggaagccctccttggtTTCCCCAGGGCCACTCGCTGCGTTAGGTGATTTCTGTCCCCTCTCTCGGCAGCTGCACCTGGCTCCCCCGGACAGGGAGCTCACACCCCAGTGCAGCAGGTGCCCCATAAGTGCTTATCCGACTCGGCAACTGACCTCTTGCCCACTCACAGGCTGGGGCAGAGTCTGGGGTTCACAGCGGTGCCGTCGGACCCTGAGAGGCTAGGCAGCCTGTTTCGCCCCAGAGCTTGGGAGCAGGACAGGTGCTGGAGCCTCCTGGGGtctgcctgccctgccctcagGCCCTAAGGTGGCTGAccagccctgccctgctctcCACCTGGGTCTCCTGACCCCGTGTCACTGTGCTCCTAGGTGGTCGCCGTGTACAATCTGACCCTGCAGGTGGCGGACATGTCTGGAGACGGCCTCACCGCCACTGCCTTGGCCATCATCACACTGGAGGATGTCAATGACAACGCCCCCGAGTTCACCAGGGATCAGGTGCTGCCACCGTCCTCACCTCCACCGGCCGCTGCTCAGGGCTGACCTCCCCCCCATCCTGAGGCttctggtgggagggaggctagGTGATCAGAGGAGGCATCCTGTGTGGATCGTGCAGGATACCCTGCCGGAGGCCAGCATGGGGGGGCTGTGAGCGTGTCAGGAGCTGGAGGGCCCTGGAGGGAAGCCCCCAAGACCCTGGGGTGTGACCTGTCCCCAAGCCTTCCTGGGTGGGAGGGAGCGGCGGCCCTGCCTTCCGGGGAAGATGTGCCCAGCACATGGCCGAGACTGGGAGGGGGCTCCTGGTGCCCTGGACTCCTCATGGGTGGGCAGTGGGAGGGTGAGCCCGCAGGGGACCGTCCCCCGCCCACCCGTGGGTAATGGGGCCGAGTTCCCACAGTTCTTCCTGGAGGCCACGGAGGCCGTCAGCGGAGTGGACGTGGGGCGGCTTGAGGTAGAGGACCGGGACCTGCCCGGCTCCCCCAACTGGGTGGCCAGGTTCACCATCCTGGAGGGCGACCCTGACGGGCAGTTCGCCATCCGCACCGACCCCAGGACCAACGAGGGCGTGCTGTCTGTGGTGAAGGTGAGCTGCGGAGGGTGCCTCTCCTCACACCCTGGGACCCCGTTTGGACCCTCTGTGCATCCTTAGGAGGGGAGCCAAGGGGACCAAGAACGCTAGGACTGTGGGCTCGGGCCACGCTGACCACGGGGGACGGGGCTGGAAGGAGGGGGCAAGCCCACATGTTACTTCCAGAGTCTTGCCACTTAAAGTATGTGATCAGCATGCACAAATACAGACCTCACGTGTTGGCCAACCTGAGACCAGGGACAAAACCAGCAGGAGACACGTGTGCACACATACGTGGGCACACACCTGCGCACACAGGTGCACACATACACCCGTGcatacacacacgtgcatacacGTGCAGAGAGATGCAGATGAGCTCTCAACACAGGAAGAGCTTTATTGCCGGAGACTGGCTCACGCCGGCCGTCGTGCAGGCTGCTGGCGAGTCCAGAGTCTGCAGGGCTGCGACAGGCTGCAAAGTCAGGAGCTGAGGCTGCATCTGGAGGTGGGATCCCTTCTTCCCCAGGGCAACCTCAGGTTTGCTCTCAGAGACTCTCACCCACAGATGAGACCCACCCAGGTTCTTCAGGACCATCTTCTTTGTGTAAAGTCAGCTGATTGTACAGGTCAGTTCAACCACGTCCACCACATACCTTCTTAGCAAGGCCCAGGTGAGTGTCTGCCTGAGGCATTGAGGAGGATGCCCGGCCAGGGGACGGGAAACTGACCTCACAACACCCAACACATATGTTTGCGTGATGAGTAGCCGTCATTTTTACATTAGTTTTTGTGCCTTTTTGTCGTGCATGATTTTTGTTTTCCCGAGGctttaagcagaaggaaagaaggggctCTGAGGACAGCCCAGAAGAGGCCTCTCCAGGCCGCGGCTGCCTCTGGGTTCCCTGAATGGGGGGAGGGGTCCGGGGTCCTGACGGGCGGCCGCCCTGCTTCCCCTACAGCCCCTGGACTTTGAGAGCCGGGAGCGGTATGACCTCAAAGTGGCGGTGCGGAACGAGGCTCCCCTGCAGGCAGCTGCCCCCAGGGCCGCGCGCGGCCAGGCCAGGGTCCGCGTGCAGGTGCGGGACGTCAACGAGGCGCCCGTGTTCCAGGAGAACCCACTGCGGACCAGCCTGGCCGAGGGGGCGGCCCCAGGAACCCCCGTGGCCACCTTCTCTGCCCGAGACCCCGACACCCAGCAGCCGCAGAGGCTCAGGTGGGGGCCCCGGGGTGAGCAGGGGGAACTCACAGCCCCACTCCGCCTCCCAGCCAGGGTAGAGGCACAGCTAAGGGTACTGAGCCCTGTGCCCGGAGGGTCCCCATCAGGGCCCTGGTCAGAGGGCAGAGGGCTCACCTGTGTGCATCACCAAGAGCCCAGGGGCTCTCAAGTaccgtgcgtgtgtgtgtgtgtgtgtgtgtgtgtgtgtgtgtgttcacatgaCCTCGTCCTGTAGGCAGGACCGGGGTGCATCTGGCGCACACTGACACGGCCCGTCTGTGTTGGCTAGCCTCTGAGCATCCGGCCCTGTCTGTTCCAGGGAGCCGTTGGTCCCATAGGACTGGCTGTTACTGTCTTGGATTTCACCCCCTGCCCTGACCCTATGTACCCGTGTCTGTCAACACGGTGCCCACCGTTGAATCCTGGCTGTCACTCAGTGGCCACGGGGCCCTGGGCGGCTCACCTGCCctccccgagcctcagttttttcatctgttgaTTGGGATGGAAAATACCAGCTTAGGGCTGTGGAAGGACTATCCTTAAAGgcctgtgtatgtgtgcgtgtgtgcgcgtctACACGTGAGCACACCTCGGGGGTCCGGCTCCGGCTCAGGGCCACCCtgtgccctcctcccctcctcgccAACAGCTACTCCAAGGACTATGACCCTGAAGACTGGCTGCAAGTGGACGGGGCCACCGGCCGGGTCCAGACCCAGCGCGTGCTCAGCCCTGCATCCCCCTTCCTCAAGGACGGCTGGTACAGGGCCATCATCCTGGCCCGGGATGATGGTGAGTGTGGAGCTCGGCCCGGGTTCCAGGGCTCCCTGACCCTGGCCGGGGCCCCTGCTGCCGCCCAAGGGCTGAGAGCGGGCGCTCCACCGAGCAGACTtcaggggtgggcgggggctctGCAGGGGCAAGGGGCCCACCAGGCCTCTCCTGCTTGCAGCCTCCCCACCCAGCACGGCCACAGGGACCCTGTCCGTTGAGATCCTGGAGGTCAACGACCACGCCCCTGAACTGTCCCCACCGTGGGGCAGCCTGTGCAGCATGCCAGACCAGGGCCCCGGCCTTCTCTTGGGGGCCACGGATGAGGACCTGCCCCCCCACGGGGCCCCCTTCCACttccagctgagccccaggctccCAGAGCTGGCCCGGAACTGGAGCCTCAGCCAGGTTAACGGTGAGCTCGCCCCACGGCCCTGGGGGTCCCGAGCCGGGGGCAGGTCCCCACTGGTTCCCACCTCAGTGCACTGCATCCTCGGGCCCGCAGGGATCAGTTATCGTACACAGGGGACGGGTGGGGAACCGAGGCCTAGCCTCTCAGGATCCCCGCCCAGCCGGCTGCCGAAGCACAGGCGCGGAGGGGCGTGGCCGCCCCCGGCCCCTGCTGACCGCCAGCACCCTCCGCAGTGAGCCATGCGCGCCTGCGGCCGAGGCTCCGGGTCCGGGAGGGGCTGCACCGCCTTAGCCTGCTGCTGCAGGACTCCGGACAGCCGCCCCAGCAGCGCGAGCAGCCCCTGAACGTGAGCGTGTGCCGCTGCGGCCTGGACGGCGCCTGCCTGCCGGGGGCCGCCGCGCTGCGGGCGGGTGGCGCGGGCATCAGCCTGGGCGCCCTGGTCATCATGCTGGCCAGCGTCATCCTGCTGCTCTGTGAGTGCCCGCGCCTGCACATCCCCGCGCCCGCCCCGCGCCACCtggcagccccgccccgccccgccccacccccgcccgcccgcccgcctggccccgccccacaccgacctccgccccctcccccaccccagtgctGGCCCTGCTGGTGGCCCTCCTGGCGCGGTGCCGGCAGCAGTCCTGTGACAAGAAGCTTCTGCACGGGCTGCAGGACGACCTTCGGGACAACATCCTCAACTACGACGagcaggggggcggggaggaggaccAGGTGAGGGGCCGGGGTGGCTTACACGTGCTGAGGGGCTCCCCAGGGGCCCCAGCTGGCCAGCCGCCTCCCGACCCGCGATGGCTGCGGCTCACCCCACGCGCTCCATCCCTCCTCAGGACGCCTACGACATGGACCAGCTGCGCCACCCGGCAGAGCTGGCGGCCCTGGGCGCCCCCCTGGGACGGCCTTCTCTGCGCAGAGACGCCCCGTTCAGCCGAGCGCACCCCCAGGCCCCCCGTGTGCTGCCCACCAGCCCCTCTGACATCGCTGACTTCATCCACGAGGCAGGTGCCCCAGGGGTGCCCCGTACCCCGTTCCCCCACCCCACAAGCCTGAGGCATCGCTCTGGGGTTGGACAGACGGGTGGTGGTTCTTGCCAAGGAAGGAGAGTCGCCCAGAGAGAACCTTGCCTCCAACCCGTCTCCTGGGGCCAGGCCTCAGCCGAGCCGGTGGCGGAGGGCACTTGGCCGGCGCGTGCTGGTCCTGAGCCCCAGGCCTCTCCACAGGGCTTGGAGGCCGTGGACGGTGACCCCACTGTCCCACCCTACGACACGGCTCTCATTTACGACTACGAGGGGGACGGTTCCGTGGCGGGGACACTGAGCTCCATCCTGTCCAGCCTGGAGGACGAGGACCAGGACTACGGCCGCCTCTGGGACTGGGGGCCCCGCTTTGCCCGGCTGGCCGACTTGTACGGGCCCCCGTGAGGGCACCAGGCAAGAGGCTTTCTGATGGGGACCTGCACCCACCCTGCTGAGGGCACGGCCACAGGGGCCTGAGCGGACATGCCGGACTTGGCTGTGTGTCCAGATGGACGGAGGGCCCTGGGCCCCGCCCTGGGGCCTTGGTCAGCCTGGTCTCCGCCAGGGGAAGTCAGGGCCCCAAGCCTGGAGTGGGGTGGCCAGAAGGAGGCGCCCCTCCTGCCCCGTCAGTCGCCTCCAGTGGGGTCAGAGGCCCCATTCCCAACTCTGCTTCCCAGCCACGCTGATCTCATCTCTGTATGAGGGGAAGCAGCTCTCGGGCAAACGTGAATTAAAGACGCGCTCATCTCTCCAGTGCACGCGTGGCACGACGACTTGCAGGGCCTTTCTGCACCTCAGTCCCACCAGAGCTGCAGCAGTGGGCTGGCCCCAGCTGCCCCccgagggggtgggggcagtgggaggggctgCGGATGCCTGGTTGTGAGGGGGAGGTGGACACCAGAAGCCCCCTTCAGCCAAGGGTGCGGCCTGAGGGAAGAACCAGCGAGGGGGCCAAGTTCCATGGACGCCTTTATGCTCCCCACGTGGAGGGGGAACCAGGGCCCCCGGCAGAGAGGCCCTCTTCCCACCGCCCTCCCGTTCCTTCCCGAGACCCATCTGCCTGTACTGGCGGGTGGCGTGTCTCTGCAGCCTGGTCACCCCTCCTGGACCAGCTGTGTCCCggccctggggagggaggctggcagCAGGGGCAGGTGGGCCTGGCGGGGGCGGCCCCAGAGGCGCGGGGAGCGGCGCAGGCGGTCGGCGTCCTGCAGCGACTGGGGCAGCGCGCGGCCGCGTCTCTCGGGCAGCAGCAGGACGCACGGCAGGGCGAGGACGGCAGAGAACGTGAAGGCCACGTGTTGCAGGAAGAAGCCGTGCCGGCCATGCGTGTCGGTGAGCAGGGCGGCCGCCTGGCCCAGGAACCCAGCTCCCAGCACCAGGCCCAGCCTGGCACCCCTGCAAGTGGGGGCGGTGGGACATGGCCCAGCGGGGCACCCGGCGCTCCTGGGCTGGATGGCCCTTAGCGGGCCCCAGGAAAACACCTGCAAAATCTGGGCGGGTAGCTGCCCTGGATCAAGCGTTGTCCTTTCCATTAGAAAACTGAAAGTGGATTTTCCCCCTGGAATCTGATCCTCTCTGGGGGCTCTCACTTCCGaccaccccctcctccactcctgAGCTGATATGCAGACCCTTCTGTGGCCATTGTCCCCCTCGCCACCCAGGAAGAGACGCCCGAACTCTGGTCCCGAGGGCACGGACCTGGGGAGTGTGGGGAGCGCGGGGTGCACAGGCGGGGCCCTGCATCCTGCTCACGGTGGGGGAGACCTCGGCTGAAAAGAGGCTGCTGAGGGCGGACACCGCCTGGGAGGCCAGGAGCCCCAGGACAGAGGCGCACAGCACCGTCCAGCCAGGcaggcctggggaggaggagagggcgcCCACGCGGcccacactccctccctcccctccccagcgtCTCAGGGACCCGGGCCTCCCCAGCCTTCCACCTCTGCTCCTGCACTTGGGGTCAGTGGTTGCAGGCTGCCCCCCGTCCAAACCGAGCCCTTATATTAAGCCCCTTCACGTAGAGTCTTTTTGGCCCtcacctctttgggcctcagtttccccgggTGCAcactggggaggtgggtggggagagaagaacTGAGTCAGCCTCATCCGAATGCCTCGTGCCCTGTGCCTGCCTCTCCGGGATCCCCACCACCACTGGGCAAACCCCCAGCCACACGTGACAACTCTGCCAGCCTGCAGGGCCCCCGCACTCACACTGGGCCCCTGCAAGGAGCAGCAGGGATGCCAGGCCAGGACCAAGGTGCCCAGCAGCAGGTCTGGGCGGCGCCCCCAGAGGTCTGCTGTCAGGAGCAGCAAGACGGTGGCCGCTGCCTCCAGGCTGGCCTCCAGGAAGTAGGGCCAATAGAAGGCGGGGTCACGCGTGGCCAGGTTGCGCAGGAAGCTGGCGCTGATACTCCCGCCGATCAGCCTGGGAGGCACGGCAAAGCTGCAGGCCCAGCCAGAGCCGGGGACTCTCACCCCAGGGGGACAGCAaagatccctccctccccttcgcCCACCCACACCCTCCCTTCCTCACGAACTGAAGCCCAGGATGAGTCCGTGTCACCAGACGACGCGGGTATGCCGGAGTTCCGGGGCCGAGCGGTGCCGGGGCTGGGGGCTCCCTGCACACAGCACGTCCAGCTCTGGGGCCCCGGGGACATAATGGGGCATGAGTGAGGGGGTGacacctctcctccctcctccagcaccCAGGTCTCCCTTCTCCCTGGCTGGTCCATTACCCGTAGCCAGGGAGCTCTCCTTCTCCGAGCTGTCCTTGGGGTCCACACCGCTGGCTTCCACAGAGCGCCACAAGATCTTCCTGGCTCGGGCCAGCTGCCCTGTGGTCAGCAGCCAGCAGGGAGACTCGGGGAACAGGGCTGGAAACCTGCGGGGTTTGGGGGAGGATGCCAAGGGACCTCCTGGTAGAGAAGGACCCAGGGGCGAAGCACAGCGCATGGCTCTGTGTGTCCCTGTGTCCCTGTCCCCTGCCCATCTTCCTGGTGCTGCATGGAGGTCAGAGGGAAGCAACACACGTGGCCTCCACAGTGGATGTGAACCCCTCTCACTTACCCTCAAAAGAACAGCAGGAGTCCCGTTGCCAGGGCGCTCAGCCCCTGCGGAAGGCACCAGCCCTCCAGGAGCAGGGCCAGGCCGGGCCGCGGCAGCATGCCCGCCACAGAGAAGAGGCCGGCCCCCGTGGAGAACGCCAGGCGGTGCGGGGCGTCACACAGCTCCAGGCCTGGGCAGACACAGACGGCCTGAGGCCCAGGCCTCTCGGGAGGGCTGCTCTGTCCAGGGCTGTGGGGATCAGTCGCTGGCCTGCCCAGGGCCTGGACATCTGAGGCCAACGCGCCGCTCGCTCTGGCACCCGGGCCTGCGCACAGAAAGCAGAGCCCGCAGAGCACACGGTTCCCCGCCCACCTTCTGGGGAAGGGCCCTCAACTGGAGCGCCAGAAAGGCACCCTCCGGCGGGTCAGAGGCCTAGCCTGAGTGGGCGCCCCCCAGAGCCCCCCACGGTACTCACGAGCCACATGGAGGGCGAGGGAGGCCCCTGCTAAGGCCCCCCCACGAAGCAGCCACAAAACCAGCAGGGCAGGAAAGCCAGTGGCCAGGGCCTTGCTGGCCCCCAGGCCCGTGGCCAGCACCAGAGAGCCCACAAACACAGCCTGGCGGCCAAACCTAGTGGGCAGCGGGGGACACACGTGGATTTGGGTCAGGAGGGCTCAGGGGAGGGCTGCCagggcagaggggaaggggcagtgcCTCACCCGTCACAGCCTGGGCCTAGGAGGACACAGCCGAGCAACCAGCCCAGGAGGTGGTCCACCTGCTCCAGTGGCACCTTCCAGCCGTCCTCACACACGAGGTTCCACTGTAGGGGACACCAGTCACCTGTCAGCTAGCCAGGACCCCTACCCCCGCTGGAGTTCCCAGAATGTCACGCTGGAAGGGACCCTAGATATCCTGTTCCGATTCCTCCCTGGAGACAAGGGGAAACAGGCAGAGAGAGGCAAgggacttgctcagggtcacacagtgtGGCCTCCTGACCCTGGTGGTCTTCACGTGGAACTAGACAATTCCTGGTctgtgcccccagtgggtaaaggCCTGGAGTCCCCAGGACACCTGCATGGAGCCCCAAGTCTGGTTTCTCCTTTGCTCTGGACGGGGTTGCACCTGCCTTTCTCCAGCCATCACTCTGCTGCCAGGCTGGCCCCAGGGCctctcccgcccctcccctcGCCTGTGCACTTCAAGAGCCACTCCCGGAACAGGCTGTAGGGCCATGCTCACCGGCTTTTCCTGGCCAAGGGCCCTTGACCTCAGCTTTGCACCTCCCAGCCTACTCTGTGTCTTCTCCTCAAGCTTAACACACTCTTTTGGGTCACACTACgtcagagtttttattttaaaatccgaCTACTTGTGAAAGCTGGTGGGCGAGGATCCATCACTACACCAAACAGGTGGCCAGAAGGAGGAAGCCCAGCCGGTTCAGGGCCCCAGATGGGCCTGGCAGGGATGTGGCAACCCTGTCCAAGTTTCCACCCGGGGCCCCTTCtcccaggggcagggggtggggctgcGGGGCAGAGGCTGCCAAGAGGAAGGCAGGGTGGGCTGGCCTGGCCAGAGGGTGGGGACGGAGGCCCCGTTACCCGCTTTGCTCCTGGAGCCCTGGGATGCGCCCTTGCTGTCCCTGCCCCTAGGCCAGCCTGCACACACCTTACAGGTGGGAGGTCTGC
Above is a window of Balaenoptera ricei isolate mBalRic1 chromosome 19, mBalRic1.hap2, whole genome shotgun sequence DNA encoding:
- the CDH15 gene encoding cadherin-15 translates to MDAALLLALGLLAQSLCLSVGVPGLRRPHTLYPWRRVPAPGRVRRAWVIPPISVSENHKRLPFPLVQIKSDKQQLGSVIYSIQGPGVDEEPRGVFSIDKFTGKVSLNAMLDREKTDRFRLRAFALDLGGSTLEEPTDLEIVVVDQNDNRPVFRQEVFTGQVLEGAVPGTYVTRAEATDADDPETDNAALRYSILEQGGPQLFSIDPHTGEIRTVQVGLDREVVAVYNLTLQVADMSGDGLTATALAIITLEDVNDNAPEFTRDQFFLEATEAVSGVDVGRLEVEDRDLPGSPNWVARFTILEGDPDGQFAIRTDPRTNEGVLSVVKPLDFESRERYDLKVAVRNEAPLQAAAPRAARGQARVRVQVRDVNEAPVFQENPLRTSLAEGAAPGTPVATFSARDPDTQQPQRLSYSKDYDPEDWLQVDGATGRVQTQRVLSPASPFLKDGWYRAIILARDDASPPSTATGTLSVEILEVNDHAPELSPPWGSLCSMPDQGPGLLLGATDEDLPPHGAPFHFQLSPRLPELARNWSLSQVNVSHARLRPRLRVREGLHRLSLLLQDSGQPPQQREQPLNVSVCRCGLDGACLPGAAALRAGGAGISLGALVIMLASVILLLLLALLVALLARCRQQSCDKKLLHGLQDDLRDNILNYDEQGGGEEDQDAYDMDQLRHPAELAALGAPLGRPSLRRDAPFSRAHPQAPRVLPTSPSDIADFIHEGLEAVDGDPTVPPYDTALIYDYEGDGSVAGTLSSILSSLEDEDQDYGRLWDWGPRFARLADLYGPP
- the SLC22A31 gene encoding LOW QUALITY PROTEIN: putative solute carrier family 22 member 31 (The sequence of the model RefSeq protein was modified relative to this genomic sequence to represent the inferred CDS: inserted 1 base in 1 codon), whose protein sequence is MELGAQVLRAAGGFGRSRCLLAAASWLPCVALGLALGSELLLTALPAKRCGPDPALAPGPCLPLSYPEPAPCVRPNGTRSCTRGWHYALPGHPGLLHLLLRPPPRDWCPLQWNLVCEDGWKVPLEQVDHLLGWLLGCVLLGPGCDGFGRQAVFVGSLVLATGLGASKALATGFPALLVLWLLRGGALAGASLALHVARAERPGNGTPAVLLRVSSPVPRVSLLAADHRAAGPSQEDLVALCGSQRCGPQGQLGEGELPGYGAGRAVCREPPAPAPLGPGTPAYPRRLVTRTHPGLQLIGGSISASFLRNLATRDPAFYWPYFLEASLEAAATVLLLLTADLWGRRPDLLLGTLVLXLASLLLLAGAQCLPGWTVLCASVLGLLASQAVSALSSLFSAEVSPTVSRMGARLGLVLGAGFLGQAAALLTDTHGRHGFFLQHVAFTFSAVLALPCVLLLPERRGRALPQSLQDADRLRRSPRLWGRPRQAHLPLLPASLPRAGTQLVQEG